A section of the Amycolatopsis sp. AA4 genome encodes:
- the sepH gene encoding septation protein SepH: MRALRVVGLHEDGKSLVLEDPASRTRFLLPADERLRAAARGDIARLGQIEIELESQMRPREIQARIRAGESVEQVASSAGVSTQRVERFAYPVLLERSRTAELAQSAHPVREDGPDVQTLGEVIAYAFGVRGHDYNQAAWDAWRGDDGKWVVVLRWKAGRSDNRAHWSFSPGAHGGTVHALDENAEVLLNPNSYVAPRTVRALAPARDSVVQPTLDAVEEPRAIEGPDDGAEETREIPHVPGESDGDDAEQPRTKAKKNHPIVPSWEDVLLGVRTQRG; this comes from the coding sequence ATGCGGGCGTTGCGGGTGGTCGGGCTGCACGAGGACGGGAAGTCCCTCGTGCTGGAGGACCCCGCGAGCCGTACCCGCTTCCTGCTCCCGGCCGACGAGAGACTGCGTGCGGCGGCGAGGGGGGACATAGCCCGGCTGGGCCAGATCGAGATCGAGTTGGAGAGCCAGATGCGGCCACGCGAGATCCAGGCGCGAATCCGCGCGGGCGAGTCCGTCGAGCAGGTCGCGAGCAGCGCGGGCGTCTCGACGCAGCGGGTGGAGCGATTCGCCTATCCGGTGCTGCTCGAACGGTCCCGCACGGCGGAACTCGCGCAGTCGGCGCACCCGGTCCGCGAGGACGGGCCCGACGTCCAGACGCTCGGCGAGGTCATCGCCTACGCGTTCGGCGTCCGCGGCCACGACTACAACCAGGCCGCCTGGGACGCGTGGCGCGGCGACGACGGCAAGTGGGTCGTCGTGCTGCGCTGGAAGGCGGGCCGCTCCGACAACCGCGCGCACTGGTCGTTCTCGCCCGGCGCGCACGGCGGCACGGTGCACGCGCTCGACGAAAACGCCGAGGTCCTGCTGAACCCGAACTCGTACGTCGCCCCGCGCACGGTCCGCGCGCTGGCCCCCGCTCGCGATTCGGTGGTGCAGCCGACCCTCGACGCCGTCGAGGAACCGCGCGCCATCGAGGGCCCGGACGACGGCGCCGAGGAGACCCGCGAGATCCCGCACGTCCCCGGCGAGTCCGACGGCGACGACGCCGAGCAGCCGCGCACGAAGGCGAAGAAGAACCATCCGATCGTGCCGTCGTGGGAAGACGTGCTGCTGGGAGTCCGCACCCAGCGCGGCTGA
- a CDS encoding serine hydrolase produces the protein MLDTTELALYRRLAHEQSVSRAPSLVAAVVRGGEVVWSGARGRVGDRRPDDDTQYRLGSITKTMIATAVMRLRDEGKLDLTDPLERHLPGTAFGSVTIAQLLSHTSGLTSESPGQWWERSPGADWAALVSSLEKDATKLRPGSKFHYSNVGYGVLGELVARHRERPWFDVVRDEILTPLGMNRTTPHPEGAHAEGFAVHPFADVLLPEKWPDAGAMAPAGQLWSTVTDLGRWTSFLGGHTGDVLSADTVDEMRTMNTVDDTEVWSTGFGLGLMVVRYQGRHLAGHTGSMPGFLAATLVDPRTGTGALCLANSTGGVGITQLCLDLITTADDLEPALPDEWFPSTVDPDLLALTGLWHWGPSPYFLRVQGDGLISLNPAVGAGRASRFRPEGPDTWIGLDGYYAGETLTVGRDADGTANHLNLATFIFSRTPYDPAAPIPGGLDEGGWR, from the coding sequence ATGCTCGACACCACCGAACTCGCCCTGTACCGACGGCTCGCACACGAGCAGTCCGTCAGTCGCGCCCCGTCCCTCGTCGCCGCCGTCGTCCGAGGCGGCGAGGTCGTCTGGTCCGGCGCCCGCGGCCGCGTCGGCGACCGGCGCCCGGACGACGACACGCAGTACCGGCTGGGGTCGATCACCAAAACGATGATCGCGACCGCGGTCATGCGGCTGCGCGACGAGGGCAAACTCGACCTGACCGACCCGCTGGAGCGGCACCTGCCGGGCACCGCGTTCGGTTCGGTCACCATCGCGCAACTGCTGTCGCACACCTCGGGCCTCACGTCGGAATCGCCCGGCCAATGGTGGGAACGCTCGCCCGGCGCGGACTGGGCGGCGCTCGTCTCGAGCCTGGAGAAGGACGCGACGAAGCTGCGTCCCGGCTCCAAATTCCACTACTCGAACGTCGGCTACGGCGTCCTCGGCGAACTGGTCGCCCGGCACCGCGAGCGGCCGTGGTTCGACGTCGTGCGCGACGAAATCCTTACCCCGCTGGGCATGAACCGCACGACGCCGCATCCGGAAGGCGCGCACGCCGAGGGATTCGCCGTGCACCCGTTCGCCGACGTGCTGCTGCCGGAGAAGTGGCCGGACGCCGGCGCGATGGCCCCGGCCGGCCAGCTCTGGTCCACCGTCACCGACCTCGGCCGCTGGACGTCGTTCCTCGGCGGCCACACCGGCGACGTGCTGTCCGCCGACACCGTCGACGAAATGCGGACGATGAACACCGTCGACGACACCGAGGTGTGGTCGACCGGGTTCGGCCTCGGCCTGATGGTCGTGCGCTACCAGGGCAGGCACCTGGCCGGGCACACCGGCTCGATGCCCGGCTTCCTCGCCGCGACGCTGGTCGACCCGCGCACCGGCACCGGCGCGCTGTGCCTCGCGAACTCGACCGGCGGCGTCGGCATCACCCAGCTCTGCCTCGACCTGATCACCACCGCCGACGACCTCGAGCCCGCGCTGCCCGACGAGTGGTTCCCGTCCACTGTGGACCCGGACCTGCTCGCGCTGACCGGGCTGTGGCACTGGGGCCCGTCGCCGTACTTCCTGCGCGTGCAGGGCGACGGCCTGATCTCGCTGAACCCCGCCGTCGGCGCCGGGCGCGCCTCCCGGTTCCGCCCCGAGGGCCCGGACACCTGGATCGGCCTGGACGGCTACTACGCGGGCGAAACGCTCACCGTCGGCCGCGACGCGGACGGGACGGCGAACCACCTGAACCTCGCGACGTTCATCTTCAGCCGCACGCCGTACGACCCGGCCGCGCCGATCCCCGGCGGGCTGGACGAGGGCGGATGGCGCTGA
- a CDS encoding DUF2537 domain-containing protein, whose product MELRIRGEQAVLAGPGGEHAREVDPRRLAIGADLAQALHEWARVASAVARSDSDVDVAGSVVSQRGRQLAARLAAVMGTQVRFVDPVTGVETVVEPPPRPDQPARPPLPEEPTPWATGLTVSAFAAAVVIVAMLALAGTLARETSTWLALIASLVVTGGVAPSLWLGRKVPILRWAVYGAGGGLVLAWIGVLATVF is encoded by the coding sequence ATGGAGCTGCGGATCCGCGGCGAGCAGGCGGTGCTCGCCGGGCCGGGCGGCGAGCACGCGCGGGAGGTCGACCCGCGTCGCCTCGCGATCGGTGCCGACCTGGCCCAGGCACTGCACGAATGGGCGCGCGTGGCGTCGGCGGTGGCGCGCTCCGACTCCGACGTCGATGTCGCCGGTTCGGTCGTGTCCCAACGCGGACGGCAGCTCGCCGCGCGACTGGCCGCCGTGATGGGCACCCAGGTGCGGTTCGTCGATCCGGTGACCGGCGTGGAAACGGTGGTCGAACCGCCGCCGCGACCGGACCAGCCTGCGCGCCCACCGCTTCCCGAGGAGCCGACGCCGTGGGCCACTGGGCTTACCGTGTCGGCGTTCGCGGCCGCCGTGGTGATCGTCGCGATGCTCGCGCTGGCCGGGACGCTCGCGCGCGAGACGAGCACGTGGCTGGCGCTGATCGCGTCGCTGGTGGTCACCGGCGGGGTCGCACCGTCGCTGTGGCTGGGCCGCAAGGTGCCGATCTTGCGCTGGGCGGTATACGGCGCGGGCGGCGGTCTGGTGCTCGCGTGGATCGGTGTGCTGGCCACGGTGTTCTGA
- the serC gene encoding phosphoserine transaminase, giving the protein MTDAELTIPADLKPADGRFGCGPSKVREEQLAALARSGSTYLGTSHRQKPVKSLVGRVRAGLSELFSLPDGYEVILGNGGTTAFWDAAAFGLVRERAQHFTYGEFSSKFATVTNKAPFLGESIVVKADPGSAPEIAYSHGADLVGWAHNETSTGVAVPVRRPEGSDGALVAIDATSGAGGLPVKAEDFDVYYFAPQKSFASDGGLWIALASPAAIERIGEIGGGDRWIPEFLSLTTALDNSRKDQTYNTPAVATLFLLAEQIEWMNGQGGLDWTTSRTKESSTRLYEWAEKTSYTTPFVANPELRSQVVGTVDFADEVDAAAVAKALRANGIVDTEPYRKLGRNQLRVGLFPAIDPDDVTKLTQSIEYVVERLG; this is encoded by the coding sequence ATGACCGACGCTGAGTTGACGATCCCAGCAGACCTCAAGCCGGCCGACGGCCGCTTCGGCTGCGGACCCTCGAAGGTTCGCGAAGAGCAGCTCGCCGCCCTCGCCCGGTCCGGTTCCACCTACCTCGGCACGTCGCACCGGCAGAAGCCGGTCAAGTCGCTCGTCGGCCGCGTGCGCGCCGGGCTTTCCGAGCTGTTCTCCCTCCCGGACGGGTACGAGGTCATCCTCGGCAACGGCGGGACGACCGCCTTCTGGGACGCCGCCGCGTTCGGCCTCGTGCGCGAGCGCGCCCAGCACTTCACCTACGGCGAGTTCTCGTCGAAGTTCGCGACCGTGACGAACAAGGCCCCGTTCCTCGGCGAGTCGATCGTGGTGAAGGCCGACCCGGGCAGCGCGCCGGAGATCGCTTACTCCCACGGCGCGGACCTCGTCGGCTGGGCGCACAACGAGACCTCCACCGGCGTCGCGGTGCCGGTGCGGAGGCCCGAGGGCAGCGACGGCGCGCTGGTCGCGATCGACGCGACGTCCGGCGCCGGCGGCCTCCCGGTCAAGGCCGAGGACTTCGACGTCTACTACTTCGCGCCGCAGAAGTCGTTCGCTTCCGACGGCGGCCTGTGGATCGCGCTCGCCTCGCCCGCCGCGATCGAGCGGATCGGCGAGATCGGCGGCGGCGACCGCTGGATCCCCGAATTCCTGTCGCTCACCACCGCGCTCGACAACTCGCGCAAGGACCAGACCTACAACACCCCCGCCGTCGCCACGCTTTTCCTGCTCGCCGAGCAAATCGAGTGGATGAACGGCCAGGGCGGCCTCGACTGGACCACCTCGCGCACCAAGGAATCCTCGACCCGGCTGTACGAATGGGCCGAGAAAACCTCGTACACCACGCCGTTCGTGGCGAACCCGGAGCTGCGCTCGCAGGTCGTCGGCACGGTCGACTTCGCCGACGAGGTCGACGCGGCCGCGGTCGCGAAGGCGTTGCGCGCCAACGGGATCGTCGACACCGAGCCGTACCGGAAGCTGGGCCGCAACCAGCTGCGCGTCGGCCTGTTCCCGGCGATCGACCCGGACGATGTCACCAAGCTCACCCAGAGCATCGAATACGTCGTGGAACGGCTCGGCTGA
- a CDS encoding glutamate-cysteine ligase family protein, whose amino-acid sequence MGTDLSAHPGRLDRGRYRRKVQRCLDTLARMLTDGSFSFPRKNIGLEVELNLVDGQLRPSMTNSVVLEALDDASFTTELGQHNLELNVPPRPLAGDSALRLEEDLHSYLAKAQESAAHTGSSVAMIGILPTLGPEHFDQKWLSHKTRYSSLNDEIFAARGERIALAMDGPALPGAQPERLRHYAESILPEAACTSVQLHLQVAPEEFAAHWNAAQCLAGVQIALASNSPFLLGKALWHETRIPLFQQATDTRPEELKNQGVRPRVWFGERWITSIFDLFEENVRYFPGLLPETDIEDPIEALESGQAPKLSELRLHNGTIWRWNRPVYDVVDGLPHLRVENRVLPAGPTVADIVANAAFFYGAQRALAEQDRPVWSQMSFQAAEENLYEGARKGFDAQLYWPGIGWIPPDELALRVLLPLAHEGLRRSDVSDEARVRYLGIIERRCLARRNGATWQRDYVLRAHERGADRETALNWMLRRYLELSENGEPVHTWTLDD is encoded by the coding sequence ATGGGTACGGATCTCTCGGCACATCCCGGCCGGCTCGATCGCGGACGGTACCGCCGGAAGGTCCAGCGCTGCCTGGACACCCTGGCGAGGATGCTCACCGACGGCAGTTTTTCCTTTCCCCGCAAGAACATCGGCCTCGAAGTCGAGCTGAATCTGGTGGACGGGCAACTGCGCCCGTCGATGACCAACTCGGTCGTGCTGGAGGCGCTCGACGACGCGTCGTTCACCACCGAACTCGGCCAGCACAACCTGGAACTCAACGTGCCGCCGCGCCCGCTCGCCGGGGATTCCGCGCTGCGGCTGGAAGAAGACCTGCACTCCTACCTGGCGAAAGCGCAGGAGAGCGCGGCGCACACCGGCTCGTCGGTGGCCATGATCGGCATTCTGCCGACGCTGGGGCCGGAACATTTCGATCAAAAGTGGCTTTCCCACAAAACGCGCTATTCGTCGCTGAACGACGAGATCTTCGCCGCCCGCGGCGAGCGGATCGCGCTCGCGATGGACGGCCCGGCGTTGCCCGGGGCACAGCCGGAGCGGCTGCGGCACTACGCGGAATCCATTCTTCCGGAGGCCGCCTGCACCTCGGTCCAATTGCACCTGCAGGTCGCCCCCGAGGAATTCGCGGCGCACTGGAACGCCGCGCAATGCCTGGCCGGCGTGCAGATCGCGCTCGCGTCGAACTCTCCTTTCCTGCTGGGCAAGGCGCTGTGGCACGAAACCCGGATCCCGTTGTTCCAGCAGGCCACCGACACCCGGCCGGAGGAACTGAAAAACCAGGGCGTCCGGCCGCGCGTGTGGTTCGGCGAACGGTGGATCACGTCGATCTTCGACCTCTTCGAGGAAAACGTCCGCTATTTCCCGGGTCTGCTGCCGGAGACGGACATCGAGGACCCGATCGAGGCGCTGGAATCCGGGCAGGCACCGAAGCTTTCCGAACTGCGGCTGCACAACGGAACGATTTGGCGGTGGAACCGGCCGGTGTACGACGTAGTCGACGGCCTGCCGCACTTGCGCGTGGAAAACCGCGTGCTGCCCGCCGGTCCGACGGTCGCCGACATCGTGGCCAACGCGGCGTTTTTCTACGGCGCCCAACGCGCGCTCGCGGAGCAGGACCGGCCGGTCTGGTCGCAGATGTCGTTCCAGGCCGCGGAAGAAAACCTGTACGAGGGCGCGCGCAAGGGTTTCGACGCGCAGCTGTACTGGCCCGGCATCGGCTGGATCCCGCCGGACGAACTGGCGCTGCGCGTGCTGCTGCCGCTGGCGCACGAGGGCCTTCGCCGTTCGGACGTCTCCGACGAGGCACGCGTGCGTTATCTCGGCATCATCGAACGCCGCTGCCTCGCCCGCCGCAACGGTGCGACCTGGCAGCGCGACTACGTGCTGCGCGCGCACGAACGCGGAGCCGACCGCGAAACCGCGCTCAACTGGATGCTGCGGCGGTACCTGGAGCTGTCGGAGAACGGCGAGCCGGTGCACACCTGGACGCTCGACGACTGA
- a CDS encoding arylamine N-acetyltransferase — protein MDVDAYLARLDLPVPPAADLAALRLLQERHLMHVPFENLSVHLGEPIDLTEEALFDKLVRRRRGGFCYELNGLFAGLLRELGFTATLHAARVFTDAGVPGPPLDHAAILVRLDDEQYLVDVGFGKFSRQPLALSAVEPQSDPEGDYLLLDAPYGDVDVLRDGKPEYRLERRRRELSDFAPMAWWQSTSPKSHFTQTLTCSRPTAQGRVTLSGDRLIETVDGVRHEVLLPNDEAVRMAYHVYFGLRLRRLPMRPGEHPLEAPKPTPHAS, from the coding sequence ATGGACGTCGACGCCTACCTCGCTCGCCTCGACCTGCCGGTGCCTCCCGCGGCCGACCTGGCCGCGCTGCGCCTGCTGCAGGAGCGGCACCTGATGCACGTCCCGTTCGAGAACCTGAGCGTGCACCTCGGGGAACCCATCGACCTCACCGAAGAAGCACTCTTCGACAAGCTCGTGCGCCGTCGCCGCGGCGGATTCTGCTACGAGCTGAACGGTCTTTTCGCCGGCCTGCTGCGGGAGCTGGGCTTCACCGCGACGCTGCACGCGGCGCGCGTCTTCACCGACGCCGGCGTACCCGGTCCGCCGCTGGACCACGCCGCCATCCTCGTCCGGCTCGACGACGAGCAGTACCTGGTCGACGTCGGCTTCGGCAAGTTCAGCCGGCAGCCGCTGGCGCTGTCCGCGGTCGAACCGCAGAGCGACCCCGAGGGCGACTACCTCCTCCTGGACGCTCCGTACGGCGACGTGGACGTCCTGCGCGACGGCAAGCCCGAGTACCGCCTGGAGCGTCGGCGGCGGGAGCTGTCGGACTTCGCGCCGATGGCGTGGTGGCAGTCGACGTCGCCGAAGTCGCACTTCACGCAGACCCTCACCTGTTCCCGCCCGACCGCCCAAGGCCGCGTCACGCTGTCCGGCGACCGGCTGATCGAGACAGTGGACGGCGTGCGCCACGAGGTGCTGCTGCCGAACGACGAGGCCGTGCGGATGGCGTACCACGTGTACTTCGGCCTGCGGCTGCGCCGTCTTCCGATGCGGCCGGGCGAGCATCCGCTGGAGGCCCCGAAGCCGACCCCGCACGCTTCCTGA
- a CDS encoding MmcQ/YjbR family DNA-binding protein, producing MAPLDKLRALCLALPEATERLSHGEPTWFVRGRKTFVMFADRHHDDKVAFWCPAPPGVQEELVRTEPDRFFRPPYVGVHGWLGVRLDVDVDWGEVEQIVREAYRHVAPKKLAALLDT from the coding sequence ATGGCCCCGCTCGACAAGCTGCGCGCGCTCTGCCTCGCCCTGCCCGAAGCGACCGAACGGCTCAGCCACGGCGAGCCGACGTGGTTCGTCCGGGGACGCAAGACGTTCGTGATGTTCGCTGACCGGCACCACGACGACAAAGTCGCGTTCTGGTGTCCCGCGCCGCCCGGGGTGCAGGAGGAGCTGGTGCGCACCGAGCCGGACCGGTTCTTCCGGCCGCCCTACGTCGGGGTGCACGGATGGCTCGGCGTACGGCTGGACGTGGACGTCGACTGGGGCGAGGTGGAGCAGATCGTGCGGGAGGCTTATCGGCACGTCGCGCCGAAGAAGCTGGCTGCTCTGCTGGACACCTGA
- a CDS encoding RNA methyltransferase, with protein sequence MAQLIFTEDRAHPGLDDFRDLSTADRRPDRPGGRGLVIAEGTVVVGRLLASRYPVRALLGVERRLRELEDELAGVDVPAYVTSAETMADVVGFHLNRGVLAVADRPEPPTVSQIVDGTQVLAVLEGVGDHENLGALFRNAAALGVGGVLLGPGCSDPLYRRSVRVSMGHVLRVPFATFDSWPGGLDVLRARGFTVAALTPRADSVPLRGLREKVPGPIALLLGAEGPGLTDEAIEAADVAVRVEMVSGVDSLNVATAAAIAFHEVSAGVAPLE encoded by the coding sequence GTGGCTCAACTGATCTTCACCGAGGACCGGGCGCATCCGGGCCTCGACGATTTCCGCGACCTGTCCACAGCGGACCGTCGCCCGGACCGCCCAGGCGGGCGCGGGCTGGTGATCGCCGAGGGAACCGTCGTGGTCGGACGGCTGCTCGCGTCGCGTTATCCGGTGCGCGCGCTGCTCGGCGTGGAGAGGCGGCTGCGGGAATTGGAAGACGAACTCGCCGGCGTCGACGTGCCCGCGTACGTGACGTCCGCGGAGACGATGGCCGACGTGGTCGGATTCCATCTCAATCGCGGCGTGCTCGCGGTCGCGGACCGCCCGGAACCGCCGACGGTTTCCCAAATCGTGGACGGCACGCAGGTTTTGGCCGTGCTCGAAGGGGTCGGCGATCACGAAAATCTCGGCGCGCTGTTCCGCAATGCCGCCGCGCTCGGCGTCGGCGGGGTTTTGCTCGGTCCAGGTTGTTCGGATCCGCTTTACCGGCGCAGTGTGCGCGTTTCGATGGGACACGTGCTGCGCGTCCCCTTCGCGACTTTCGACAGCTGGCCCGGCGGCCTGGATGTCCTGCGGGCACGGGGTTTCACGGTGGCCGCGCTCACACCGCGCGCGGATTCCGTACCGCTGCGCGGATTGCGCGAAAAGGTGCCGGGACCGATCGCGCTGCTGCTCGGTGCGGAGGGACCGGGACTGACGGACGAGGCGATCGAGGCCGCGGACGTCGCGGTCCGCGTGGAGATGGTGTCCGGCGTCGACTCGCTGAATGTCGCCACGGCCGCGGCGATCGCCTTCCACGAGGTCTCCGCGGGGGTCGCCCCACTAGAGTGA
- a CDS encoding PfkB family carbohydrate kinase — protein sequence MADPRLVFTGNVIVDLVLTVDAIPEPGGDVVASSSTLTAGGGYNTMIAAHRDGLPVVFGGQYGTGPFGDVVRSALASSGFEVVQPGLAETDSGYCVAMVDATAERTFVTSAGAEGRLTRADLDRIAVRPADLVYVSGYSLAHRSNADALPGWLADLPAPVRVLFDPSPLIGDLAPETVAAVLARTDILTANAREARLLTGREDPASAAPELAKRVRGRAAIVRTGGTGCWVATAESPGSATNVPAYPVAAVDTNGAGDAHGGVLAAALARGNDLTQAARRANVAAALAVTQRGPATAPTTEMIDEALRRAR from the coding sequence GTGGCTGACCCCCGGCTCGTTTTCACCGGCAACGTCATCGTCGACCTCGTCCTGACCGTCGACGCGATCCCGGAACCCGGCGGCGACGTCGTCGCCTCCTCCAGCACGCTCACCGCGGGAGGCGGCTACAACACGATGATCGCCGCGCATCGGGACGGGTTGCCGGTGGTGTTCGGCGGGCAGTACGGCACTGGTCCGTTCGGCGACGTCGTGCGCTCCGCGCTGGCGTCGTCCGGGTTCGAGGTCGTGCAGCCCGGCCTCGCCGAAACCGACAGCGGCTACTGCGTCGCGATGGTCGACGCGACCGCGGAGCGCACCTTCGTCACCTCGGCCGGTGCGGAAGGCCGCCTGACCCGCGCCGATCTCGACCGGATCGCCGTGCGCCCGGCCGATCTGGTGTACGTCTCGGGATACAGCCTGGCCCACCGGAGCAACGCGGATGCGCTGCCGGGCTGGCTGGCGGATCTGCCCGCGCCGGTCCGCGTGCTGTTCGACCCGTCTCCGCTCATCGGCGACCTCGCTCCCGAGACGGTCGCCGCGGTGCTGGCGCGCACGGACATCCTCACCGCGAACGCCCGGGAAGCCCGCCTCCTGACCGGCCGCGAAGATCCCGCCTCGGCCGCGCCCGAACTGGCGAAACGGGTGCGCGGCCGAGCCGCGATCGTGCGCACCGGCGGCACCGGCTGCTGGGTCGCGACCGCGGAATCGCCGGGCTCGGCGACGAACGTGCCCGCCTACCCGGTCGCCGCCGTCGACACCAACGGCGCGGGCGACGCACACGGCGGGGTGCTCGCCGCGGCACTGGCGCGAGGAAACGACCTGACGCAGGCCGCCCGGCGCGCGAACGTGGCCGCGGCACTCGCCGTGACCCAGCGCGGACCGGCGACCGCGCCGACCACGGAGATGATCGACGAAGCACTCCGGCGCGCACGCTGA
- a CDS encoding TetR/AcrR family transcriptional regulator: MPKVLGGSLEAHRREVRSRVFDVVRAQLYERGFDAITLAGVAAEAGLGRTAIYNHFPDKESLLVAFVEDEAARYVERLRAAVDAEPDPVAQLATFVRLQLRVLAEHHLPPGTALESALAPAAYQRISAHADPIIEQLRSVLLAGVDAGSWPAQDLDVVVPMITAALGSRQVIDVPADQLEDAVEAAVRFVRRAVGSSENS; this comes from the coding sequence GTGCCGAAGGTGCTGGGCGGTTCGCTCGAAGCGCACCGCCGCGAAGTGCGGTCACGGGTGTTCGACGTCGTCCGCGCGCAGCTGTACGAACGCGGGTTCGACGCGATCACGCTCGCCGGGGTCGCCGCGGAGGCCGGGCTCGGCCGCACCGCGATCTACAACCACTTCCCGGACAAGGAAAGCCTGCTCGTCGCGTTCGTGGAGGACGAGGCCGCCCGGTACGTCGAGCGGCTGCGCGCGGCGGTGGACGCCGAACCGGACCCGGTCGCCCAGCTGGCCACATTCGTGCGGCTGCAGCTGCGCGTGCTGGCCGAACACCACCTTCCGCCGGGCACCGCGCTGGAGTCCGCGCTCGCGCCCGCGGCGTACCAGCGGATCAGCGCGCACGCCGACCCGATCATCGAACAGCTGCGTTCGGTGCTGCTCGCCGGAGTCGACGCGGGCAGCTGGCCCGCCCAGGACCTCGACGTGGTGGTCCCGATGATCACCGCCGCGCTCGGCAGCCGTCAGGTGATCGACGTGCCCGCCGACCAGCTGGAAGACGCCGTCGAAGCCGCCGTGCGGTTCGTGCGCCGAGCGGTCGGTTCGAGTGAAAACAGCTGA
- a CDS encoding superoxide dismutase, with the protein MARYELPELDYDYGALAPYISGEINELHHSKHHATYVKGANDTLDKLAAAREAGDFGSIVGLETTLAFNLAGHANHVVWWKILSPEGGDKPTGELAAAIDEAFGSFDKFKAQFTAVSTTIQGNGWGALSWDPIGKTLITQQLRDHHNNLILPTVPILLVDVWEHAFYLDYKNVKPDYVNALWNIFNWAEISKRFDNAVAGGNGLLLS; encoded by the coding sequence ATGGCCCGGTACGAGCTGCCCGAACTCGATTACGACTACGGCGCCCTCGCGCCGTACATTTCGGGCGAGATCAACGAGCTGCACCACAGCAAGCACCACGCGACCTATGTCAAGGGTGCGAACGACACGCTGGACAAGCTCGCCGCCGCGCGCGAGGCGGGCGACTTCGGCTCGATCGTCGGCCTGGAGACGACGCTGGCGTTCAACCTGGCCGGGCACGCCAACCACGTCGTGTGGTGGAAGATCCTCTCCCCCGAGGGTGGGGACAAGCCGACCGGCGAGCTGGCCGCGGCGATCGACGAGGCGTTCGGCTCGTTCGACAAGTTCAAGGCCCAGTTCACCGCCGTGTCCACCACCATCCAGGGCAACGGCTGGGGCGCGCTGTCGTGGGACCCGATCGGCAAGACGCTGATCACCCAGCAGCTGCGCGACCACCACAACAACCTGATCCTGCCGACCGTGCCGATCCTGCTGGTCGACGTGTGGGAGCATGCGTTCTACCTCGACTACAAGAACGTGAAGCCGGACTACGTCAACGCCCTGTGGAACATCTTCAACTGGGCCGAGATCAGCAAGCGCTTCGACAACGCCGTCGCCGGCGGCAACGGCCTCCTGCTCAGCTGA
- a CDS encoding heme oxygenase (biliverdin-producing) — protein MTVTADLEASPFSGQLRASTRAVHDKANHSTYMNALLGGELTLAGYAALATQYYFIYQAIERAGDAMADDPVGGQFVFEELRRLPALERDLARLVGPGWRTEIAPLASTEAYTARIAEAARWSGGFVAHHYTRYLGDIAGGQIIRRLLEKKFDLAEAGTLFYRFDDIGSAPAFRDRYRAKLDEAPWSEEDRARVIDESVVAFEHNVAVFDELALDLARYRDPAA, from the coding sequence ATGACGGTGACCGCGGACCTCGAAGCCAGCCCGTTCTCCGGACAGCTGCGCGCGTCCACGCGGGCGGTGCACGACAAGGCCAATCACTCCACGTACATGAACGCGCTGCTCGGCGGCGAGCTGACGCTGGCGGGCTACGCGGCGCTGGCCACCCAGTACTACTTCATCTACCAGGCGATCGAGCGGGCCGGCGACGCGATGGCCGACGACCCGGTCGGCGGCCAGTTCGTGTTCGAGGAACTGCGCCGGCTGCCCGCACTGGAACGCGACCTCGCCCGGCTGGTCGGTCCCGGCTGGCGCACCGAGATCGCCCCGCTCGCGTCCACCGAGGCCTACACCGCGCGGATCGCCGAGGCGGCACGCTGGTCCGGCGGGTTCGTGGCGCACCACTACACGCGCTACCTCGGCGACATCGCCGGCGGCCAGATCATCCGGCGGCTGCTCGAGAAGAAGTTCGACCTCGCCGAGGCGGGCACGCTCTTCTACCGCTTCGACGACATCGGCAGCGCCCCCGCGTTCCGCGACCGCTACCGCGCGAAGCTGGACGAAGCGCCGTGGAGCGAGGAAGACCGGGCCCGGGTGATCGACGAATCCGTGGTCGCGTTCGAGCACAACGTCGCGGTGTTCGACGAACTGGCCCTCGACCTCGCGCGGTACCGCGACCCGGCGGCATGA